The Pelotomaculum isophthalicicum JI genomic sequence TTTAAGCAGGGTTAAAAAATAATAACATTACTCACTTTTTAAGAATAACAAAAAAGGCTTGAACTCCTTGCAAATACAGGGTTTTCAAGCCTTTTTATAGTTTGTAACTGTCAAAGATGAGATTATATTACATTATTTTTTATATTACAATGGTTATTGTTCAAACACAGGGACAAGAAACAAAAAAATAATACGTTGACATCTATCTCATATCAACGGCATTGATAAGCAAACCTAATTAGCGCCATAATATACAACTATTATTTTCTTTTGAAAATGTTATAATAAATTGATTAATAATAACAATGTTCCTCTTACAGCCAACTTAATATTAATCATAAAACAAGGGAGGTGCATGGCTGGTTATCCTGTAGAACCTATCGAAAAACTGAATGGGGGTAGCCTTATGAGAAGAAAGCTTATCATTGTTTTAGCATTCACCTTGCTGATGATATCCGCAGCATTTCCCGCTTTTGCCGCTGAAACTATCCGGCTGCAAGTAAACGGCGATGCGGTCCCGTCACCCGGCCTGTATCTGGAAAACGACTGCAGTATGGTTTCGGTGGACACCTTTACCCGGCTTGCCGGCGCTGAAGTCAAATGGTCTGCTAATGACAACTTTGCCATTACGGAAAACGGAGTGACCCTGAATCTATCCGTGGGAAAAACTGAAGCCCTGCTGGGGGACAAGCCTGTCACACTGCCTGTCGCGCCAACTAAAACAGGAGACAGCGTTTTCATCCCTCTCCGCGCCGTCAGCGACGCCTTTGGTTTTAAAGTTGACTGGGATGGGGAACAGTGGCTGGTTAATCTGACCAGAGACGAACAAAGGGACGGCATGTCGGTTTCCGACTTGCTGGCCAAATCCACAGTGGCTAGTCAAGCATATAACACGTACTCCATGGAAGGCCTCTTCAACATTGCCATGGACATCCAGGCGGACGGGAAAGCTGTTGAACAAGCCCCGAAAAACATCACCTCGAAGCTAACCGGCCAAATTCAGAATAATCCATTCCAGGTATACGTGAAACAAACTGTTACGCCCGGAACTGCGGACAATAACAGTGAAA encodes the following:
- a CDS encoding copper amine oxidase N-terminal domain-containing protein yields the protein MRRKLIIVLAFTLLMISAAFPAFAAETIRLQVNGDAVPSPGLYLENDCSMVSVDTFTRLAGAEVKWSANDNFAITENGVTLNLSVGKTEALLGDKPVTLPVAPTKTGDSVFIPLRAVSDAFGFKVDWDGEQWLVNLTRDEQRDGMSVSDLLAKSTVASQAYNTYSMEGLFNIAMDIQADGKAVEQAPKNITSKLTGQIQNNPFQVYVKQTVTPGTADNNSEMIVETYMDQAKMYIKAPEQDWTVMNMPFSPEFWKQQQDIQSDPLKAAELMKEMGILLNFGNDVTVDGKDYYVVNAAIDMNKFKQGYQKLLQQAMQAIPQDTTAGNAADLQKQMADLFKNATLDYNYSVLVNKKTLIGEIVKFDARLIMSMENPAPEQASGAATDNTPKTMKMDMKIKGDMKITDLGSPFKAPDVSAAKEISKP